A single Acidobacteriota bacterium DNA region contains:
- a CDS encoding SUF system NifU family Fe-S cluster assembly protein has protein sequence MDLRDLYQEVILDHNKRPRNVGTIEGGAQASGYNPLCGDRVRVYVRMDGDRVADARFVGNGCAISNASASLMTEAVIGRTAADVRSMFVSFQEMVTGQADADDEKVGKLVVLAGVKEYPSRVKCAMLAWHALQAAIDDRNTTVSTE, from the coding sequence ATGGATCTCCGCGACCTCTACCAGGAAGTGATCCTCGATCACAACAAGCGCCCGAGGAACGTCGGGACGATCGAGGGCGGCGCGCAGGCCAGCGGCTACAACCCGCTCTGCGGCGATCGCGTCAGGGTCTACGTACGCATGGACGGCGACCGCGTGGCCGACGCGCGCTTTGTCGGCAACGGCTGCGCCATCAGCAACGCGTCGGCGTCGCTCATGACCGAAGCCGTGATCGGGCGCACCGCCGCCGACGTCAGGTCCATGTTCGTGTCGTTCCAGGAAATGGTCACCGGCCAGGCCGACGCCGACGATGAGAAGGTGGGAAAGTTGGTGGTGCTGGCCGGCGTGAAGGAGTACCCGTCGCGCGTCAAGTGCGCCATGCTGGCCTGGCACGCACTGCAAGCCGCGATCGACGATCGCAACACGACGGTCAGCACGGAGTGA
- a CDS encoding GntP family permease encodes MSPLLILAIALAIVIVGILALRLHAFLTLIVAALVVAALTPAGSIERYELTREGLSAIEVSPDGARVAVLARGGAIVPGTRYDVVRLEHGRTHPHRIARAELADADGARVPADSHTVARLTLTVLDVESGARVTPGDWIAPATAARTAARISRDTIGARVAAGFGRTTLDVGILIAMASILGGCLMAARGAERIVVALRDALGTERTPLAFLTSGLLLGIPMFAEAVFYLLLPLAKAMWMETRRRYVLFVLAIVAGATMTHSLVPPTPGPLFVAEAMGVSIALMMQQGLLVSAIAAVFGYAYAVYADRRWGHEIQPAAQTLDAVPAVDAPLPPLVLSLLPILLPVVLISADSALASASYGLPAWIVQAVRVLGDKNLALTISAGVAIGLLAWYAPVAPDGVAQGPLAASRADAVRRAVRDAVVEAGEIILVIGAGGALGAALRQAGMAELAAATVPEQKLLLLPIAWAITALVRVAQGSATVAMITAVGIAGPIALAGDLPYHPVYVAVAIGAGSKIGMWMNDSGFWVIARMSGMTEAQTLRTASVMVFIEGCVGLLVTMILAATWPLV; translated from the coding sequence TTGAGTCCACTGCTCATCCTGGCGATCGCGCTGGCGATCGTGATCGTCGGCATCCTCGCGCTGCGGCTCCACGCGTTTCTCACGCTCATCGTGGCGGCGCTCGTCGTCGCGGCGCTGACCCCTGCCGGGTCGATCGAGCGGTACGAGTTGACGCGTGAGGGCCTGAGTGCGATCGAGGTGTCGCCTGATGGTGCGCGCGTGGCGGTACTGGCGCGCGGTGGCGCCATCGTGCCGGGGACGCGCTACGACGTCGTTCGGCTGGAACACGGCCGCACGCATCCGCACCGCATCGCGCGCGCCGAGCTCGCTGACGCCGACGGGGCCCGCGTTCCCGCCGACAGCCATACCGTCGCACGCCTGACGCTCACGGTCCTGGACGTCGAATCCGGCGCGCGCGTCACTCCCGGCGACTGGATCGCGCCTGCGACAGCCGCCCGCACTGCCGCGCGCATCTCGCGAGACACCATCGGCGCGCGTGTGGCGGCCGGGTTCGGGCGCACGACGCTCGACGTCGGCATCCTCATCGCCATGGCGTCGATCCTCGGTGGCTGCCTCATGGCCGCGCGCGGCGCCGAACGCATCGTCGTCGCGTTGCGCGACGCGCTCGGGACGGAGCGCACGCCGCTGGCGTTCCTCACGAGCGGGCTCCTGCTCGGGATCCCGATGTTCGCCGAGGCCGTGTTCTACCTGCTGCTGCCGCTCGCGAAGGCGATGTGGATGGAAACGCGCCGCCGCTACGTGCTGTTCGTGCTGGCCATCGTGGCCGGCGCCACCATGACGCATTCGCTCGTGCCACCGACGCCGGGACCGCTGTTCGTGGCCGAAGCGATGGGTGTGTCGATCGCGTTGATGATGCAGCAGGGCCTGCTCGTGTCGGCCATCGCCGCGGTCTTCGGGTACGCGTATGCGGTGTACGCCGACAGGCGATGGGGACACGAGATTCAACCTGCGGCGCAGACGCTGGACGCCGTACCCGCGGTCGACGCGCCGCTGCCACCGCTCGTCCTGTCGCTGCTGCCGATCCTGCTGCCTGTCGTGCTCATCAGCGCCGATTCCGCGCTGGCGAGCGCGTCGTACGGCCTGCCTGCGTGGATCGTCCAGGCCGTGCGGGTACTCGGCGACAAGAACCTCGCGCTCACGATCTCGGCGGGCGTCGCGATCGGTCTGCTCGCGTGGTACGCCCCTGTCGCGCCGGATGGCGTGGCGCAGGGGCCGCTCGCCGCGTCGCGTGCCGACGCCGTGCGGCGGGCCGTGCGCGACGCCGTCGTCGAAGCGGGGGAGATCATCCTCGTCATCGGTGCCGGTGGTGCGCTCGGGGCGGCGCTGCGTCAGGCCGGCATGGCGGAACTGGCGGCGGCGACGGTGCCCGAGCAGAAGCTCCTGTTGTTACCGATCGCATGGGCGATCACCGCGCTGGTGCGAGTGGCGCAGGGGTCGGCGACAGTGGCGATGATCACGGCCGTCGGCATCGCCGGCCCCATCGCGCTGGCGGGCGATCTCCCGTATCACCCCGTCTACGTCGCCGTGGCGATCGGCGCGGGGTCGAAGATCGGCATGTGGATGAACGACAGCGGCTTCTGGGTGATCGCGCGCATGAGCGGCATGACCGAGGCCCAGACGCTGCGTACCGCGAGCGTGATGGTCTTCATCGAAGGCTGCGTCGGCCTCCTCGTCACGATGATCCTCGCGGCGACGTGGCCGTTGGTGTGA
- a CDS encoding DUF59 domain-containing protein, producing MFSLFRNTPPATTPETASTPAPAPAETNPLAAPVETPDVPRVDGHGFDVGALLEPPAPATTASAQVGPRDDAKTSELTPKVVEVISTVYDPEIPVNIYELGLIYKIEADAESRVKVEMTLTSPACPSAQQLPSEVRFKVKAIDGVSDAFVDVVWEPAWTKDLMSEDAKIALGMF from the coding sequence ATGTTTTCGCTCTTCAGGAACACGCCACCTGCCACGACGCCGGAGACCGCGTCCACGCCTGCTCCGGCACCTGCCGAGACGAACCCGCTCGCCGCCCCGGTCGAGACGCCGGACGTGCCGCGCGTCGACGGACACGGCTTCGACGTCGGCGCACTGCTGGAGCCGCCGGCACCCGCCACGACAGCCAGCGCGCAGGTCGGTCCGCGCGACGATGCGAAGACGTCTGAACTCACGCCGAAGGTCGTCGAGGTGATCAGCACCGTGTACGACCCCGAGATCCCCGTGAACATCTACGAACTCGGGCTGATCTACAAGATCGAGGCAGACGCGGAGAGCCGCGTGAAGGTCGAGATGACCCTCACCTCGCCTGCCTGTCCATCGGCGCAGCAGCTCCCGAGCGAGGTGCGCTTCAAGGTGAAGGCGATCGACGGCGTCTCTGACGCCTTCGTCGACGTGGTCTGGGAACCGGCGTGGACCAAGGACCTGATGTCCGAAGACGCGAAGATCGCCCTGGGGATGTTCTGA